The Geotalea uraniireducens Rf4 genome window below encodes:
- the sppA gene encoding signal peptide peptidase SppA, whose translation MARNSLWLGMVLLALLLNGCTLFNVGLMHPVSPLRETVIEGEGKPKLLLLDISGIITEKEKGGRLKQKPSMVAEVKEALQKAEKDDDIAGVIVRINSPGGTVTASDIIHHELLAFKARKKVPVYACIMGIGASGGYYVATAADEISAHPTAVTGSIGVLLMRFEVEGLLTKIGVSEHTVKSGDKKDMLSPFRPATPEEEKIIQDVINRLFGRFVDVVQARPGNKLERKELEILADGRIYTAEQALQAKLIDRIGYLDDTVSAVKKAGNIEQARVISYYRPGSYRGTIYSGEADAANQALSLISINGDGLEMLSDAGFMYLWKP comes from the coding sequence ATGGCAAGAAACTCACTTTGGTTGGGGATGGTTCTCCTTGCTCTCCTTCTGAACGGCTGCACACTTTTCAACGTGGGATTGATGCACCCGGTCAGTCCTCTTCGGGAAACGGTCATTGAAGGGGAGGGGAAGCCAAAGCTGCTCCTGCTCGACATAAGCGGGATCATCACCGAGAAGGAGAAGGGTGGACGGCTGAAGCAAAAACCGTCAATGGTGGCAGAGGTCAAGGAGGCGTTGCAAAAGGCGGAAAAGGACGACGACATCGCCGGGGTCATCGTCAGGATTAACTCGCCCGGCGGCACGGTGACCGCCAGCGACATCATCCACCATGAGTTACTTGCCTTCAAAGCGCGCAAGAAAGTGCCGGTCTACGCCTGCATCATGGGTATCGGCGCATCGGGGGGGTACTACGTGGCGACTGCTGCCGATGAAATCAGCGCCCATCCCACTGCTGTCACGGGAAGCATCGGCGTGTTGCTGATGCGCTTCGAGGTGGAGGGGCTTCTGACCAAGATCGGCGTCAGCGAACATACCGTCAAGTCGGGCGACAAGAAGGATATGCTCTCGCCGTTCAGGCCGGCCACGCCTGAAGAGGAAAAGATCATCCAGGATGTCATCAACCGGCTCTTCGGCCGTTTTGTGGATGTGGTCCAGGCAAGGCCAGGCAATAAACTGGAGCGCAAAGAGCTGGAAATCCTGGCTGACGGGCGCATCTATACGGCAGAGCAGGCATTGCAGGCGAAGCTCATTGACCGGATCGGCTACCTGGACGATACCGTGTCCGCAGTGAAAAAGGCCGGCAACATCGAGCAGGCGAGGGTCATCAGCTATTATCGGCCCGGCAGCTACCGGGGGACCATCTATTCGGGCGAAGCGGACGCAGCCAACCAAGCCCTCAGTCTCATCAGCATCAACGGGGACGGCCTGGAAATGCTGTCGGACGCGGGTTTCATGTACCTGTGGAAACCGTGA
- a CDS encoding AtaL-like protein — MLINTFQTLVHAQPATIWKILMDRVENPQNYLHGVESARIVERSAGGVVREMLWEGKRVRERILPEENENRVTHELLEHPIYEGRLITRLVPTSVQNPMAPVDLQIAVELERKSFKVEGLVSTEAELVADIENELQFLKARAEEMERG; from the coding sequence ATGCTGATCAACACATTTCAAACCCTGGTGCACGCCCAGCCGGCTACGATCTGGAAGATACTCATGGACCGGGTGGAGAACCCGCAGAATTATCTGCATGGCGTGGAGTCGGCGCGGATCGTGGAGCGTTCAGCCGGGGGGGTAGTCAGGGAGATGCTGTGGGAAGGGAAGCGCGTGCGGGAGAGGATTCTTCCTGAGGAAAATGAAAACCGCGTTACCCATGAGTTGCTGGAGCACCCCATTTACGAGGGGCGACTCATTACCCGGCTGGTGCCCACCTCGGTGCAGAACCCCATGGCACCGGTCGACCTGCAGATTGCCGTTGAGCTGGAGCGGAAATCGTTCAAAGTGGAAGGACTTGTGTCGACAGAAGCTGAGCTTGTCGCCGACATTGAGAATGAGTTGCAGTTTCTGAAGGCGAGGGCGGAGGAGATGGAACGGGGATAA
- a CDS encoding class II SORL domain-containing protein, giving the protein MDRRTFLKTAVAGSVAAGFAGTAFAAEYYFPAQVDQSLFAGINRAKDPAKKSGLEKSHAPVLTAPSTVKAGEPFTVEVAVGETLHVMGPSHWIGSIELNIGNEPAGRVDLQPKGYLKPKVAFTVVVPKEAVPSGKVTLVAKQQCNLHGLWEGSLDITVN; this is encoded by the coding sequence ATGGACAGACGGACATTTTTGAAAACCGCGGTCGCCGGTTCCGTGGCTGCGGGGTTTGCCGGGACGGCCTTTGCGGCCGAATATTATTTCCCTGCCCAGGTGGACCAGTCGCTTTTCGCAGGGATCAACCGGGCGAAGGACCCAGCCAAAAAGAGCGGACTGGAGAAATCGCATGCGCCGGTGCTTACCGCTCCGTCGACGGTGAAGGCCGGGGAGCCGTTCACCGTCGAGGTAGCGGTCGGCGAGACCCTCCACGTCATGGGGCCAAGCCACTGGATCGGGTCCATTGAACTGAACATCGGCAACGAGCCGGCAGGCAGGGTAGATCTGCAGCCTAAGGGGTATCTCAAGCCCAAGGTCGCCTTTACCGTGGTGGTCCCAAAGGAAGCCGTGCCGTCGGGTAAGGTGACCCTGGTGGCGAAACAGCAGTGCAACCTCCATGGCCTGTGGGAAGGGAGCCTCGATATCACAGTGAACTGA